A genomic window from Sparus aurata chromosome 14, fSpaAur1.1, whole genome shotgun sequence includes:
- the LOC115595087 gene encoding apoptosis facilitator Bcl-2-like protein 14 isoform X1 — translation MANDQVTIHDPFSNHNNLTSSTNCDLNSTSDQDSMADTVELRMMMAYATRRRPKQKVESPTQDTPSAPNGVAHSNGPSSPPTPDKTEEEGEEKKKKKKRKMKRIRSLLKRFPCIKPQTDDKEFDQIPENTPDVATRGLVIQDPKDVEDKEKDELEKVVERLTELANEIPFTPPEVESDAPEGDPSDHEVEKVIGLLLRDAGDRLNEKELKDANIAAELFWNYSFFEKLVKAFLIRMGLISPEPDTLGPQASPKTQIAVTCEVTSRLSAVNTLPMARMLDHGARYVRDHYSSWAQQEGGYEEAFHSDDEDEDEVH, via the exons ATGGCAAACGACCAAGTGACAATCCACGACCCCTTCTCCAACCACAACAACCTCACCAGCAGCACAAACTGCGACCTGAACTCTACCTCAGATCAGGACAGCATGGCGGACACCGTGGAGCTCCGAATGATGATGGCCTATGCAACAAGGAGACGGCCAAAACAGAAGGTTGAGTCTCCTACGCAGGACACCCCGAGTGCTCCGAATGGAGTTGCACATTCAAACGGACCATCGTCACCTCCGACTCCAGACAAGACtgaagaagagggggaggagaagaagaagaagaagaagaggaagatgaagagaaTTAGAAGTTTGTTGAAACGTTTTCCCTGCATCAAACCTCAGACGGACGACAAAGAATTCGACCAAATTCCTGAGAACACACCTGATGTCGCAACCAGAGGATTAGTTATACAAG ATCCCAAAGACGTcgaagacaaagaaaaggatGAGTTGGAGAAGGTGGTGGAGCGACTGACGGAGCTCGCCAATGAAATCCCGTTCACTCCTCCAGAAGTGGAGTCAGATGCACCAGAAGGTGATCCATCAGACC ATGAAGTGGAGAAAGTGATCGGCCTGCTGCTGAGGGACGCTGGAGACAGACTGAACGAGAAG GAGCTGAAAGATGCCAACATCGCTGCAGAGCTCTTCTGGAACTACAGTTTCTTTGAGAAGCTGGTAAAGGCCTTTCTCATCAGGATGGGCCTCATTAGCCCGGAACCCGACACTCTGGGGCCACAAGCATCCCCCAAAACCCAGATCGCTGTGACCTGTGAG GTCACCAGTCGTCTGTCGGCCGTGAACACGCTGCCCATGGCCCGGATGCTCGATCACGGAGCCAGATATGTGCGGGATCATTATTCATCCTGGGCTCAGCAGGAGGGAGGATAT GAGGAAGCTTTTCACAGTGACGacgaggatgaagatgaagtcCACTGA
- the LOC115595087 gene encoding apoptosis facilitator Bcl-2-like protein 14 isoform X2: protein MANDQVTIHDPFSNHNNLTSSTNCDLNSTSDQDSMADTVELRMMMAYATRRRPKQKVESPTQDTPSAPNGVAHSNGPSSPPTPDKTEEEGEEKKKKKKRKMKRIRSLLKRFPCIKPQTDDKEFDQIPENTPDVATRGLVIQDPKDVEDKEKDELEKVVERLTELANEIPFTPPEVESDAPEDEVEKVIGLLLRDAGDRLNEKELKDANIAAELFWNYSFFEKLVKAFLIRMGLISPEPDTLGPQASPKTQIAVTCEVTSRLSAVNTLPMARMLDHGARYVRDHYSSWAQQEGGYEEAFHSDDEDEDEVH from the exons ATGGCAAACGACCAAGTGACAATCCACGACCCCTTCTCCAACCACAACAACCTCACCAGCAGCACAAACTGCGACCTGAACTCTACCTCAGATCAGGACAGCATGGCGGACACCGTGGAGCTCCGAATGATGATGGCCTATGCAACAAGGAGACGGCCAAAACAGAAGGTTGAGTCTCCTACGCAGGACACCCCGAGTGCTCCGAATGGAGTTGCACATTCAAACGGACCATCGTCACCTCCGACTCCAGACAAGACtgaagaagagggggaggagaagaagaagaagaagaagaggaagatgaagagaaTTAGAAGTTTGTTGAAACGTTTTCCCTGCATCAAACCTCAGACGGACGACAAAGAATTCGACCAAATTCCTGAGAACACACCTGATGTCGCAACCAGAGGATTAGTTATACAAG ATCCCAAAGACGTcgaagacaaagaaaaggatGAGTTGGAGAAGGTGGTGGAGCGACTGACGGAGCTCGCCAATGAAATCCCGTTCACTCCTCCAGAAGTGGAGTCAGATGCACCAGAAG ATGAAGTGGAGAAAGTGATCGGCCTGCTGCTGAGGGACGCTGGAGACAGACTGAACGAGAAG GAGCTGAAAGATGCCAACATCGCTGCAGAGCTCTTCTGGAACTACAGTTTCTTTGAGAAGCTGGTAAAGGCCTTTCTCATCAGGATGGGCCTCATTAGCCCGGAACCCGACACTCTGGGGCCACAAGCATCCCCCAAAACCCAGATCGCTGTGACCTGTGAG GTCACCAGTCGTCTGTCGGCCGTGAACACGCTGCCCATGGCCCGGATGCTCGATCACGGAGCCAGATATGTGCGGGATCATTATTCATCCTGGGCTCAGCAGGAGGGAGGATAT GAGGAAGCTTTTCACAGTGACGacgaggatgaagatgaagtcCACTGA